In Equus caballus isolate H_3958 breed thoroughbred chromosome 28, TB-T2T, whole genome shotgun sequence, the following proteins share a genomic window:
- the ZBED4 gene encoding zinc finger BED domain-containing protein 4 (The RefSeq protein has 1 substitution compared to this genomic sequence), which translates to MENNQEACPKGDDDFVSDKINFKIEEEDDEQIPDHSLERMDFKNEQEDGKQADSGDEQAEIRETSHSCKPPGKYFSADSEDDYGSLFSQYSSTLYDVAMEAVTQSLLSSRNISSRKKSPAWKHFFISPRDSTKAICMYCMKEFSRGKNEKDLSTSCLMRHVRRAHPTVLIQENGSVSALSSLSSPSPRPPPQPADVGDLGTMLSPIKLVQKMASKIPSADQVTEESVSVVSSEEVSSDLSISEKHSREEALVGPPPHLSTLHYEETAENGAEKSLPLPKGASGSRRRSAVWKHFYLSPLDSSKAVCIHCMNEFSRGKNGKDLGTSCLIRHMWRAHRSIVLQENGGGTGIPPLYSAPPTLLPALPPPEGDPNSVSSSPGKLVQESPSASSSPDRLTEDLQSHLNPRDALMEDASVLSSSDDVGEASLVSSPEKQQREGLSPSIFESGAVFQQNKKVMKRLKSEVWHHFSLAPMDSLKAVCRHCSCVISRGKQGDVGTSCLMRHLYRRHPEVVGNQKGFLGTSLANSPYATLASAESSSSKLTDLPTMVTKNNQVIFPVNSKKTSKLWNHFSICSTDPTKVVCLHCGRTISRGKKPSNLGTSCLLRHLQRFHSGVLKTDVPQTALPASPGIRVPLSTELSGASSFDDTSEKFYDSHPVAKKITSLIAEMIALDLQPYSFVDNVGFNRLLEYLKPQYSLPSPSYFSRTAIPGMYDNVKQIILSHLKEAESGVIHFTSGIWMSNQTREYLTLTAHWVTFESSVRPHCEDHHCSALLDVSQIDCDYSGNSIQKQLECWWEAWVTSTGLQIGITVTDNASIGKTLNEGEHSSVQCFSHTVNLIVSEAIKSQRMVQNLLSIARKICERVHRSPKAKEKLAELQKEYELPPHHLIQDVPSKWNTSFHMLERLIEQKRAVNEMSIECNFRELISCDQWEVMQSVCHALKPFDAASREMSTHMSTLSQVIPMIHILNRKIEMLFEETMGIDTMLKSLKEAMVSRLSSTLHDPRYIFATLLDPRYKASLFSEEEAEQYKQDLIRELEMLTSTSEDTPVSNGCDPGSPSKDSVEENLWSLMAKMKRKAPREKTKVPEDMVLAYLEEEVLEHSCDPLTYWNLKKSSWPALSTLAVRFLGCPPSIVPSEKLFNTPTENGSFGQSRLMMEHFEKLIFLKVNLPLIYFQY; encoded by the coding sequence ATGGAGAATAACCAGGAAGCTTGTCCCAAAGGGGATGATGATTTTGTTTccgataaaataaattttaaaatagaagaggaagatgaTGAGCAGATTCCTGATCACAGTTTGGAAAGAATGGActttaaaaatgagcaagagGACGGGAAACAAGCTGACAGTGGTGATGAACAGGCAGAAATCAGGGAAACGAGCCATAGCTGTAAGCCCCCTGGGAAGTACTTCTCAGCTGACAGTGAGGATGACTATGGGTCCCTGTTCTCACAGTACAGTAGTACACTGTATGATGTTGCAATGGAGGCTGTGACGCAGAGCCTCCTTTCCAGCCGGAACATAAGCTCCAGGAAGAAGTCTCCAgcttggaaacatttttttatcTCTCCTCGGGATAGCACTAAAGCAATATGTATGTACTGTATGAAAGAGTTCAgtagaggaaaaaatgaaaaggatcTGAGCACAAGTTGTCTCATGAGACACGTGAGGAGAGCACACCCTACTGTGCTCATTCAAGAAAATGGAAGTGTGTCAGCCCTGTCCTCACTCTCTTCCCCTTCACCGCGGCCCCCGCCCCAGCCTGCAGACGTTGGAGACCTGGGCACCATGCTTTCACCCATCAAACTGGTCCAAAAGATGGCATCTAAGATCCCGTCTGCTGATCAAGTAACAGAGGAATCTGTGTCTGTAGTTTCTTCTGAAGAAGTCTCCTCTGACCTGTCCATCTCTGAGAAGCATAGCAGGGAAGAAGCCCTGGTGGGgccacctccccacctctccactcTCCATTATGAGGAAACTgcagagaatggagcagagaaaagCCTCCCGCTCCCAAAGGGTGCGTCTGGGTCCAGAAGAAGGTCTGCTGTCTGGAAGCACTTCTACCTTTCGCCCCTGGACAGCTCCAAAGCtgtctgcatccactgcatgaacgAGTTCAGCCGAGGGAAGAACGGGAAGGATCTGGGCACCAGCTGCCTGATCAGGCACATGTGGAGGGCACACCGCTCCATTGTGCTGCAGGAGAACGGCGGGGGCACAGGCATACCACCCCTGTACTCCGCTCCCCCTACCCTgctgcctgccctccctcctcctgagGGAGACCCGAACTCCGTGTCATCGTCTCCAGGGAAGCTGGTCCAAGAGTCCCCTTCAGCATCCTCCTCCCCCGATCGGCTGACGGAGGACCTGCAATCGCACTTGAATCCCAGAGATGCGCTTATGGAAGATGCGTCCGTGTTGTCGTCCTCTGATGACGTCGGTGAGGCCTCGTTGGTGTCCTCTCCTGAGAAGCAGCAGAGGGAGGGGTTGAGCCCCAGCATATTTGAATCTGGTGCTGTATTCCAGCAGAACAAAAAGGTCATGAAGAGACTGAAGTCAGAAGTTTGGCATCACTTTTCATTAGCCCCCATGGATAGTCTCAAGGCAGTGTGCAGACACTGCAGTTGTGTCATCAGTAGGGGGAAGCAGGGGGACGTGGGCACCAGCTGTTTGATGAGACATCTCTACAGACGCCACCCGGAAGTTGTTGGGAACCAGAAGGGCTTTCTGGGGACCAGTTTGGCAAATTCTCCCTATGCCACTTTGGCTTCTGCAGAAAGTTCCTCCTCCAAATTAACTGACTTGCCAACAATGGTTACAAAAAACAATCAAGTTATATTTCCTGTTAATAGCAAAAAGACCTCAAAGTTGTGGAATCACTTTTCTATCTGCTCCGCAGACCCCACTAAAGTCGTGTGCCTGCACTGTGGCCGGACAATAAGCAGGGGCAAGAAGCCGAGTAACCTGGGCACCAGTTGTCTCCTAAGGCATTTACAGAGGTTCCACAGCGGCGTGCTCAAGACTGATGTCCCCCAGACGGCGCTGCCCGCCTCTCCAGGCATCCGGGTGCCCCTGAGCACAGAATTATCAGGAGCTTCCTCCTTTGATGACACCAGTGAGAAGTTTTATGATTCTCATCCAGTTGCCAAAAAAATAACAAGTCTCATAGCCGAAATGATTGCACTTGACCTTCAGCCATATTCTTTTGTAGACAATGTTGGCTTTAACAGGCTGCTCGAATACTTGAAACCTCAGTACTCTTTACCCTCACCTTCTTACTTCTCTAGGACAGCTATCCCAGGTATGTATGATAATGTGAAACAGATAATTCTGTCACATCTTAAGGAAGCTGAGAGTGGCGTGATCCACTTCACATCTGGCATATGGATGAGTAACCAGACCCGTGAGTACCTGACACTCACTGCTCACTGGGTCACCTTTGAGTCGTCGGTCCGGCCGCACTGTGAGGACCACCACTGCTCAGCACTTTTAGATGTGTCACAGATTGACTGCGACTACAGCGGCAACAGCATTCAGAAGCAGCTGGAATGTTGGTGGGAGGCCTGGGTGACATCCACTGGCCTTCAGATTGGCATCACGGTCACCGACAATGCAAGCATAGGAAAGACACTGAATGAAGGGGAGCACTCGAGCGTGCAGTGCTTCAGTCACACAGTTAATCTCATTGTCAGTGAGGCCATTAAAAGCCAGAGAATGGTCCAGAATTTACTTAGCATCGCACGGAAAATATGTGAGCGGGTGCATCGGTCACCCAAAGCAAAAGAGAAACTAGCAGAGCTGCAGAAGGAGTACGAGCTGCCACCACACCATCTTATCCAAGATGTCCCATCCAAATGGAACACATCGTTTCATATGCTTGAACGACTCATTGAACAGAAAAGGGCAGTTAATGAGATGTCAATCGAGTGTAACTTCAGAGAACTGATTAGTTGTGACCAGTGGGAAGTCATGCAGTCTGTGTGTCATGCGCTGAAACCCTTTGATGCTGCGAGTCGGGAGATGAGCACCCACATGTCCACACTCAGCCAGGTCATCCCCATGATCCACATCCTCAACAGGAAGATCGAAATGCTGTTTGAGGAAACGATGGGCATCGACACCATGCTGAAGTCTTTGAAGGAAGCCATGGTGAGCCGACTGTCCTCCACGCTCCATGACCCCAGGTACATCTTTGCTACACTGTTGGACCCTCGTTACAAAGCCTCCCTgttctccgaggaggaggcggagCAGTACAAGCAAGATTTAATCAGGGAACTAGAAATGTTGACTTCTACCTCAGAGGACACGCCTGTCTCTAATGGGTGTGATCCAGGCTCCCCGTCAAAAGACTCCGTTGAGGAGAACCTGTGGTCACTCATGGCCAAGATGAAAAGGAAAGCCCCAAGAGAAAAGACGAAGGTACCCGAGGACATGGTGCTTGCGTATCTGGAGGAGGAGGTGCTTGAACACAGCTGTGACCCACTCACCTACTGGAACCTAAAGAAGTCGTCCTGGCCGGCCCTCTCAACTCTAGCTGTCAGGTTTTTGGGCTGTCCCCCAAGTATCGTCCCTTCAGAAAAGCTGTTCAACACACCCACCGAGAATGGTAGCTTTGGCCAGTCCAGGCTCATGATGGAACATTTTGAAAAACTTATCTTTTTGAAAGTGAATCTTCCCTTAATATACTTTCAGTATTGA
- the ZBED4 gene encoding zinc finger BED domain-containing protein 4 isoform X1, whose translation MENNQEACPKGDDDFVSDKINFKIEEEDDEQIPDHSLERMDFKNEQEDGKQADSGDEQAEIRETSHSCKPPGKYFSADSEDDYGSLFSQYSSTLYDVAMEAVTQSLLSSRNISSRKKSPAWKHFFISPRDSTKAICMYCMKEFSRGKNEKDLSTSCLMRHVRRAHPTVLIQENGSVSALSSLSSPSPRPPPQPADVGDLGTMLSPIKLVQKMASKIPSADQVTEESVSVVSSEEVSSDLSISEKHSREEALVGPPPHLSTLHYEETAENGAEKSLPLPKGASGSRRRSAVWKHFYLSPLDSSKAVCIHCMNEFSRGKNGKDLGTSCLIRHMWRAHRSIVLQENGGGTGIPPLYSAPPTLLPALPPPEGDPNSVSSSPGKLVQESPSASSSPDRLTEDLQSHLNPRDALMEDASVLSSSDDVGEASLVSSPEKQQREGLSPSIFESGAVFQQNKKVMKRLKSEVWHHFSLAPMDSLKAVCRHCSCVISRGKQGDVGTSCLMRHLYRRHPEVVGNQKGFLGTSLANSPYATLASAESSSSKLTDLPTMVTKNNQVIFPVNSKKTSKLWNHFSICSADPTKVVCLHCGRTISRGKKPSNLGTSCLLRHLQRFHSGVLKTDVPQTALPASPGIRVPLSTELSGASSFDDTSEKFYDSHPVAKKITSLIAEMIALDLQPYSFVDNVGFNRLLEYLKPQYSLPSPSYFSRTAIPGMYDNVKQIILSHLKEAESGVIHFTSGIWMSNQTREYLTLTAHWVTFESSVRPHCEDHHCSALLDVSQIDCDYSGNSIQKQLECWWEAWVTSTGLQIGITVTDNASIGKTLNEGEHSSVQCFSHTVNLIVSEAIKSQRMVQNLLSIARKICERVHRSPKAKEKLAELQKEYELPPHHLIQDVPSKWNTSFHMLERLIEQKRAVNEMSIECNFRELISCDQWEVMQSVCHALKPFDAASREMSTHMSTLSQVIPMIHILNRKIEMLFEETMGIDTMLKSLKEAMVSRLSSTLHDPRYIFATLLDPRYKASLFSEEEAEQYKQDLIRELEMLTSTSEDTPVSNGCDPGSPSKDSVEENLWSLMAKMKRKAPREKTKVPEDMVLAYLEEEVLEHSCDPLTYWNLKKSSWPALSTLAVRFLGCPPSIVPSEKLFNTPTENGSFGQSRLMMEHFEKLIFLKVNLPLIYFQY comes from the coding sequence ATGGAGAATAACCAGGAAGCTTGTCCCAAAGGGGATGATGATTTTGTTTccgataaaataaattttaaaatagaagaggaagatgaTGAGCAGATTCCTGATCACAGTTTGGAAAGAATGGActttaaaaatgagcaagagGACGGGAAACAAGCTGACAGTGGTGATGAACAGGCAGAAATCAGGGAAACGAGCCATAGCTGTAAGCCCCCTGGGAAGTACTTCTCAGCTGACAGTGAGGATGACTATGGGTCCCTGTTCTCACAGTACAGTAGTACACTGTATGATGTTGCAATGGAGGCTGTGACGCAGAGCCTCCTTTCCAGCCGGAACATAAGCTCCAGGAAGAAGTCTCCAgcttggaaacatttttttatcTCTCCTCGGGATAGCACTAAAGCAATATGTATGTACTGTATGAAAGAGTTCAgtagaggaaaaaatgaaaaggatcTGAGCACAAGTTGTCTCATGAGACACGTGAGGAGAGCACACCCTACTGTGCTCATTCAAGAAAATGGAAGTGTGTCAGCCCTGTCCTCACTCTCTTCCCCTTCACCGCGGCCCCCGCCCCAGCCTGCAGACGTTGGAGACCTGGGCACCATGCTTTCACCCATCAAACTGGTCCAAAAGATGGCATCTAAGATCCCGTCTGCTGATCAAGTAACAGAGGAATCTGTGTCTGTAGTTTCTTCTGAAGAAGTCTCCTCTGACCTGTCCATCTCTGAGAAGCATAGCAGGGAAGAAGCCCTGGTGGGgccacctccccacctctccactcTCCATTATGAGGAAACTgcagagaatggagcagagaaaagCCTCCCGCTCCCAAAGGGTGCGTCTGGGTCCAGAAGAAGGTCTGCTGTCTGGAAGCACTTCTACCTTTCGCCCCTGGACAGCTCCAAAGCtgtctgcatccactgcatgaacgAGTTCAGCCGAGGGAAGAACGGGAAGGATCTGGGCACCAGCTGCCTGATCAGGCACATGTGGAGGGCACACCGCTCCATTGTGCTGCAGGAGAACGGCGGGGGCACAGGCATACCACCCCTGTACTCCGCTCCCCCTACCCTgctgcctgccctccctcctcctgagGGAGACCCGAACTCCGTGTCATCGTCTCCAGGGAAGCTGGTCCAAGAGTCCCCTTCAGCATCCTCCTCCCCCGATCGGCTGACGGAGGACCTGCAATCGCACTTGAATCCCAGAGATGCGCTTATGGAAGATGCGTCCGTGTTGTCGTCCTCTGATGACGTCGGTGAGGCCTCGTTGGTGTCCTCTCCTGAGAAGCAGCAGAGGGAGGGGTTGAGCCCCAGCATATTTGAATCTGGTGCTGTATTCCAGCAGAACAAAAAGGTCATGAAGAGACTGAAGTCAGAAGTTTGGCATCACTTTTCATTAGCCCCCATGGATAGTCTCAAGGCAGTGTGCAGACACTGCAGTTGTGTCATCAGTAGGGGGAAGCAGGGGGACGTGGGCACCAGCTGTTTGATGAGACATCTCTACAGACGCCACCCGGAAGTTGTTGGGAACCAGAAGGGCTTTCTGGGGACCAGTTTGGCAAATTCTCCCTATGCCACTTTGGCTTCTGCAGAAAGTTCCTCCTCCAAATTAACTGACTTGCCAACAATGGTTACAAAAAACAATCAAGTTATATTTCCTGTTAATAGCAAAAAGACCTCAAAGTTGTGGAATCACTTTTCTATCTGCTCCGCAGACCCCACTAAAGTCGTGTGCCTGCACTGTGGCCGGACAATAAGCAGGGGCAAGAAGCCGAGTAACCTGGGCACCAGTTGTCTCCTAAGGCATTTACAGAGGTTCCACAGCGGCGTGCTCAAGACTGATGTCCCCCAGACGGCGCTGCCCGCCTCTCCAGGCATCCGGGTGCCCCTGAGCACAGAATTATCAGGAGCTTCCTCCTTTGATGACACCAGTGAGAAGTTTTATGATTCTCATCCAGTTGCCAAAAAAATAACAAGTCTCATAGCCGAAATGATTGCACTTGACCTTCAGCCATATTCTTTTGTAGACAATGTTGGCTTTAACAGGCTGCTCGAATACTTGAAACCTCAGTACTCTTTACCCTCACCTTCTTACTTCTCTAGGACAGCTATCCCAGGTATGTATGATAATGTGAAACAGATAATTCTGTCACATCTTAAGGAAGCTGAGAGTGGCGTGATCCACTTCACATCTGGCATATGGATGAGTAACCAGACCCGTGAGTACCTGACACTCACTGCTCACTGGGTCACCTTTGAGTCGTCGGTCCGGCCGCACTGTGAGGACCACCACTGCTCAGCACTTTTAGATGTGTCACAGATTGACTGCGACTACAGCGGCAACAGCATTCAGAAGCAGCTGGAATGTTGGTGGGAGGCCTGGGTGACATCCACTGGCCTTCAGATTGGCATCACGGTCACCGACAATGCAAGCATAGGAAAGACACTGAATGAAGGGGAGCACTCGAGCGTGCAGTGCTTCAGTCACACAGTTAATCTCATTGTCAGTGAGGCCATTAAAAGCCAGAGAATGGTCCAGAATTTACTTAGCATCGCACGGAAAATATGTGAGCGGGTGCATCGGTCACCCAAAGCAAAAGAGAAACTAGCAGAGCTGCAGAAGGAGTACGAGCTGCCACCACACCATCTTATCCAAGATGTCCCATCCAAATGGAACACATCGTTTCATATGCTTGAACGACTCATTGAACAGAAAAGGGCAGTTAATGAGATGTCAATCGAGTGTAACTTCAGAGAACTGATTAGTTGTGACCAGTGGGAAGTCATGCAGTCTGTGTGTCATGCGCTGAAACCCTTTGATGCTGCGAGTCGGGAGATGAGCACCCACATGTCCACACTCAGCCAGGTCATCCCCATGATCCACATCCTCAACAGGAAGATCGAAATGCTGTTTGAGGAAACGATGGGCATCGACACCATGCTGAAGTCTTTGAAGGAAGCCATGGTGAGCCGACTGTCCTCCACGCTCCATGACCCCAGGTACATCTTTGCTACACTGTTGGACCCTCGTTACAAAGCCTCCCTgttctccgaggaggaggcggagCAGTACAAGCAAGATTTAATCAGGGAACTAGAAATGTTGACTTCTACCTCAGAGGACACGCCTGTCTCTAATGGGTGTGATCCAGGCTCCCCGTCAAAAGACTCCGTTGAGGAGAACCTGTGGTCACTCATGGCCAAGATGAAAAGGAAAGCCCCAAGAGAAAAGACGAAGGTACCCGAGGACATGGTGCTTGCGTATCTGGAGGAGGAGGTGCTTGAACACAGCTGTGACCCACTCACCTACTGGAACCTAAAGAAGTCGTCCTGGCCGGCCCTCTCAACTCTAGCTGTCAGGTTTTTGGGCTGTCCCCCAAGTATCGTCCCTTCAGAAAAGCTGTTCAACACACCCACCGAGAATGGTAGCTTTGGCCAGTCCAGGCTCATGATGGAACATTTTGAAAAACTTATCTTTTTGAAAGTGAATCTTCCCTTAATATACTTTCAGTATTGA